The genomic DNA TCGACGTAGCGCTTTGACGCGGCGTCGATTGGTTCGCAAGGCGGGGCTCTTTTTGCCGCGTGTCGCCGTCTCGTACGCCTGTTCGAGCACCTCCAGACGCAGCGGCAGGTCGTTGACCAACCGGCGACAGACGCGAATGCGATTGCGTACTCGATGTTGAGCGGCGGCGCGTCGTTTTGGGGGCGTTCGCTGCGAGTCGATTATTTTCTGATCGAGCTCGTTTTCATGATCGAAGCGAAGCAGTGACTGTGTCGCCACGGGCAGTGCGCGTCGCAATAACGCGACACGTGTCCGATCGTGAGGCGCGACGTCGATGATCGCATCGATGCGGTGATTGCTTTGCGTTGCTTCGTTGAAGACGCCAGCGATCGCCGCGATGATCGAGACGTCGGCAAGCATCGCGCGGCGGTACGCATTGCGAGTCCGCTTGATCCGCTGCGTTGCCCGAACCTCTTCTTCAGGAGTTAAAAGATTAGTCCGCGAGACCGCTTCAAAATATTCAGTCACCCCTTCGCTATCGTTGGGGAAGTGTCGTTTCGAGAGCATCGGCGACCGGTTCATCCAACCGCCACCGCCTTGTTGGTTTGTTTTTTCCATGATATCGCCTTTCCAAATCAAGTTGGCAGAGCCAAGTGCAAGGCGACAGAGGTGCAATCGGCATGCCGGAAAGCGAAAATCGCAGCCCTTGAGCATGGGGCGGAGGCGTTTCAGCTCGATTTGAGGGTTGGGGCCCGATCGACAATCGTCGGTGGGAAACCGTACTCCTGGCAGAGTTCGAAGCCCCTCAAAGGTTTCGGTTTAGCGAAAGCGAAGGCGAATCGGCAGGCTGGCTGCTAGGGCAAGGCATGCCAGCGGTATCAGGCGTCGATTGCCAGGGCTTCGTCGATTGGCGTGGGGGATGGTTGGGTGAAGCGGCCGATGATGGCGGGGATGCTGTAGCTGGCCACTGGGTAGACAAAGCAGACTTCGAAGGTGCCCGATCTCGGTTGCCCAAAGTCGTAATTGGTCATGAGGGTCCAGAAGCTGAGGCAGAGCAAAGCCAGTAGGACGAGCGTCGCCAGCGGCCACCGATAGGTGCGATGGCAAAACGAGGAACACCCCAATAACCAACCCGCTGTCCCGCCGACACACAGGATTGTCATCGCTGTCAGATCGCGCTGCGATGGGGCGAGTTGTTTGAAGAGCGTGAACAGCACGGCAATGCAAGTCGTGAGGATCAACAGGCCGCGAATCGAATACTGGGATCGCGCTGCCGGATTGGGATCGTTTGCCAGCCGCCAGGCGGGAAAGCCCGCAGCAAAACTCAGCAGCCAGGCAAGCATCGCCGACGACAAAAAGAAGGGTGCAAAAAATTGGACCGTGTCGCCGCCCAAGACCGACGAGGTTGCCGTCGAAAACAAAATGGTGACGGCAAACAATATCAAGCGGAGCGGTAGGTGTGGGCCCTTGGCCAAGCAGCAGGTGGCGACGGTCGCATTCCAGCTGACCAGCATGCCAATAAATGCAAAGATGAACCAAGAATTGGGGTCTCGGTTTTGGATCGCACCGGACACGATGCCCATCGCGAGGATAACCGCTCCTAAGAAGGCGATCGCTGCGACGGTGCGAGACGAACAGATGGGGCGTGTCGCGAGCGGCGTGGAATCATTGCCATGGTCCATTTGCATTTGCCTGGTTCGTAGCGCGTGGTGCGAAGTGGCGACGAGAGCTTTTCTGCCACAGGTCTAGTTCTGATCGCGTGGACTCTCCTGGAACGGTTCCCAACGCTCGTCGGCGATCGCCACCGCGACGACTTCAACTTCGCTACTGCGAGCCACCTCGGCGACTCCCACGATTCCCAGCCCTTGGTTCGTTTCGACGAATTGTGTCGCTTTCTGGATCCCGTCGACAAACAGCCCCGTCGCCAGCGCGTCCGATTCGGCGGCGACTTTCGCGATCAGAGTCAGCGACAGCAGATCGCCGCCGGGCCAGCCGGTTCGCGGGTCGATCATGTGGCCGAGTCGTTGGCCGCGATAGTGGAAGAACTGTTTCCCCGAACCGCTTGTCGAAAGCGATTCGTTCTGCAGCCACACTCGGCCGAGCTTGCGTTGCGGGCGGATCGGATGGCTCAGCGCGATCGGCCAGCCCGGTTCCCCAGGCCGCCGGCTGCCGCGGGCCACGATGCTGCTCTGCCCGCCATGGATCAGGAAGTTTTCTACGCCCGAGGTGACCAGCATCGCAACGGCTTGGTCCAGGGCGTAACCTTTGCCGATCGCCCCGAGGTTGATCCGCATCCCCGGCTGTTTGAAGCGGATCGTTTGCTGGTCGGCGTCGAGTTCCAAGTTTTGGTATCCGACAGCCTGTAGCGCCGCGGCAAGTTCTTCGTCGCTCGGCTTGCGTCCGCTGCGGTTGGTGAATCCCCAAGCGTCGACAAGCGGCCCGGCGGTGATGTCGAATGCGCCGCCGGTCGCTTCGGAGATCGCGACCGCTTGTTGGACGATCTTGAAGAGGTGCGGATCGACGCGGACGGGCCTCTCGGCAGCTTCGCGGTTCAGCTTGGAGATGTCGCTGTCGGAGCGATAGACGGAAAAGATTCCTTCGAGCGTGCGAATCCATTCGAGCGCTTCCAACGCGATCTCCGGCGCCTCGCGATCGACGTCGGCCGGCATCAGCACCTCAAACTCCGTCGCCATCGCGGGGCGGATGACCGAGATCAGTTCGCCGGGGCGGGCGATGCTGGGAGAGTTTTCCGAAGGAGAAGCCGCGTTGTTCAAGGGATTGGCCGCTGAGTTGGATTTGGGGTGGAGGACGTTTTTATTTTAGTAGCTTTTGCAGGCGGTAGGCATAGCCCGCGTGAACGGTTGGCCCGCCGGTCTGTCTATTGTCGATAGACTTGCTTTTGCTTTGCCGGGTCGCATGCGGGACTCGAATCGGCGATAAAGGAAGCCTTGCGCGGCGGCGGTATATGCGCAGGAGGGTTCGCGACGGCGTCGCGAGGCCACGGGGTGCGAGTTCACCGGAGACGCGCCCCGCACTCAACTGGTTAAAAACTTTTACAGCTCTTGGATCGATAGGATTGGAATGAATACGGCGCAGCATGATTTGGTTGTCTTGGGCGGTGGACCCGGTGGATACGTGGCAGCGATTCGCGCCGCTCAGCTGGGAATGAACGTCGCCTGTATCGACGAAAATGAACGCTATGGCGGCACCTGTCTCCGCGTCGGCTGTATCCCCAGCAAGGCGTTGTTGGAATCGAGCCATCTGTATCACGACGCCAAGACGTCGTTCTCCAATCACGGTCTGAAGATCGGCGACGTCGAGTTGGATCTGCCGACGATGATGAGCCGCAAAGAGAAGGTCGTCGACACGCTGACCGGCGGCATCAACATGCTGCTGAAGAAGAATAAGGTGACGACTTATAATGGCCGCGGCCGCTTCATCAGCTCCGACACAATCGAAATCGAAGGCAAGTCGCCCGCTCGCGTCAAAGCGGCCAAGACGATCATCGCCGTCGGATCGCGGCCGATGTCGTTCCCGTCGATCGAAGAGGATGGCGTGCGGATCGGCAACAGCACGATGGCGCTCAGCTTTCCCGAAGTCCCCGAGCGGTTGGTTGTGATCGGCGGCGGCTACATCGGGCTGGAACTGGGGAGCGTTTGGAATCGACTGGGCAGCAAGGTCGTCGTGCTCGAAGCGTTGGATCGCATCCTGACCGGGATCGACAGCGAACTGGCGTCGATCGCCAAGCGGACCTTCACGCGGCAGGGCTTGGAATTCAAGATGTCGACGTTTGTCGAATCGGCCAAGGTCCAAGGCGATCTGTGCGTGATCAAGACCAAGGCGGGCGAGACGATCGAAGCCGATCGCGTGCTGCTGGCGACCGGCCGCGTTCCGTCGACCGACAAGATCGGATTGGATGCTGCGGGCGTCGCGACCGACAAACGCGGGTTCCTGGAAGTCGATGCCAACTACCAAACCTCGGTCCCGGGGGTCTACGCTCTGGGCGATTGCATCGGCGGCGCGATGCTGGCTCACAAAGCGATGGAAGAGGGTGTCGTCTGCGTCGAGCGGATGACCGGCATGGGGAGCCACTTCAATTACGATGTGATCCCGGCGATCGTTTATACACATCCCGAAATCGCTGCGGTCGGCAAGACCGAAGAACAGTTGAAGGAAGCGGGGATCGAATACAAGAAGGGAATGGCTCCCTACGGTGCCAACGGCCGTGCTCACACGCTGGGCGAGACCGAAGGCCGCGTGAAGGTCTTGGCCGACGCCAAGACCGACCGCGTGTTGGGCGTTCACATCATCGGCGCTCGAGCGGGCGATCTGATCGCCGAAGCGGGAGCGGCGATGGAATTTGGTGCCAGCGCCGAGGATATCGCTCGCTGCTGCCACGCCCATCCAACGCTCTCCGAATCGTTGCACGAAGCGGCACTGGGCGTCGACGGCCGCGCCTTGCACACCTTTTAAGTGAGCGTGCACAGTTTGTTTTTCGGTTGATCGGCGAGGCTCTCTGCGGGCCGCGCCGATGGAAGCGCGGGGCGATGCCCGCGCGGTTAAACTAGAAAAACACTGTGCTGCTTGATGTGCTTAAGCATTTGGGGCGGGAAGCGTTCGAGCTTGCCGCCTCGCCGATCGCCGCGAATCGTTTGAGCTAACCGACCTGCGTTTTTAATGCCAAATTCCACAACCGAAGCGATCGGCCATCTGGCCAACTACCCTTGGTTGTTGTTGGCTGTGGTGTTGCTGCCGCTGGTGATCGTCGCGTTGGTTCGCAAGACCTATCCCAGCCGGTTGTGGATCGGGTTATTGATCATCCCGGCGGGGCTCAGTCTAGCGGTGACGCTGACCGACGCTTGGGCTTACGCGGTGATCGCTGTCGACGCGGTGATCCTGGTTGTCGGCTTGGTCGACTATCTCATGTTACCCGGATCGCGCGGCCTGACGGCTCAGCGGCAATTGGTTCGAACCGCGTCGATCGGTGCGCCGACGTCGGTCGATCTGACGGTCATCAATCGCGGGCCGCGGTCGCTTCGCGGCAGCGTGCGGGATGATCTTCCCGAAGGGTTTCTCAGCAGTCCCGAACAGCATCCGTTGACGCTGCCGTCGCGCAGCCAGTTGACGTTTCGGCGTCGATTGACGCCGATGCGTCGCGGCGTGGCGGAGCTGACGACGGTCTATCTGGAAGTCGTCAGCGGGCTGCGGTTGTGGCGGCGGCATATCGAATTGCCGTGCGAAT from Rosistilla carotiformis includes the following:
- a CDS encoding FAD:protein FMN transferase is translated as MNNAASPSENSPSIARPGELISVIRPAMATEFEVLMPADVDREAPEIALEALEWIRTLEGIFSVYRSDSDISKLNREAAERPVRVDPHLFKIVQQAVAISEATGGAFDITAGPLVDAWGFTNRSGRKPSDEELAAALQAVGYQNLELDADQQTIRFKQPGMRINLGAIGKGYALDQAVAMLVTSGVENFLIHGGQSSIVARGSRRPGEPGWPIALSHPIRPQRKLGRVWLQNESLSTSGSGKQFFHYRGQRLGHMIDPRTGWPGGDLLSLTLIAKVAAESDALATGLFVDGIQKATQFVETNQGLGIVGVAEVARSSEVEVVAVAIADERWEPFQESPRDQN
- the lpdA gene encoding dihydrolipoyl dehydrogenase, with translation MNTAQHDLVVLGGGPGGYVAAIRAAQLGMNVACIDENERYGGTCLRVGCIPSKALLESSHLYHDAKTSFSNHGLKIGDVELDLPTMMSRKEKVVDTLTGGINMLLKKNKVTTYNGRGRFISSDTIEIEGKSPARVKAAKTIIAVGSRPMSFPSIEEDGVRIGNSTMALSFPEVPERLVVIGGGYIGLELGSVWNRLGSKVVVLEALDRILTGIDSELASIAKRTFTRQGLEFKMSTFVESAKVQGDLCVIKTKAGETIEADRVLLATGRVPSTDKIGLDAAGVATDKRGFLEVDANYQTSVPGVYALGDCIGGAMLAHKAMEEGVVCVERMTGMGSHFNYDVIPAIVYTHPEIAAVGKTEEQLKEAGIEYKKGMAPYGANGRAHTLGETEGRVKVLADAKTDRVLGVHIIGARAGDLIAEAGAAMEFGASAEDIARCCHAHPTLSESLHEAALGVDGRALHTF